In a genomic window of Arachnia rubra:
- a CDS encoding carbohydrate kinase family protein produces the protein MTQPTHSDEFCERCWSFDPLAASRSEDDPALDVITSGTIFFDIIFAGLPRIPVPGEELWSTGLGSCPGGIANLATALARLGLRTGLVAGFGDDTYADWIWETLLEQEHINLASSPRYENFHTSLTVAVTVEGDRAMVTHGHDLPESLSSYILAAPASRTAVVDLGGETYWWDELKSRGTALFADIGFDISGRWDPAVLHPLRHCQAFTPNAVEAMAYTRTDSPNQAVRKLADRVPLAVVTDGIGGAYAIDQNTGEEAWCPAVTVEVTDATGAGDVFASGLVLGCLAGWPLEQRLKFASLTASLAVQQFGGSLAAPGWGDISDWWRHLRRRVTAGDLKAAHISREYGFLDDLIPRHQVHSVRRAEATFATHSDLRTKTPRSPA, from the coding sequence ATGACCCAGCCAACCCATTCCGATGAATTCTGTGAACGCTGCTGGAGCTTCGATCCGCTCGCCGCCTCCCGCAGCGAGGACGATCCGGCGCTCGACGTCATCACCTCGGGAACCATCTTCTTCGACATCATCTTCGCGGGGCTGCCCCGGATCCCTGTCCCCGGCGAGGAGCTGTGGAGCACAGGCCTCGGCTCCTGTCCTGGGGGCATCGCGAACCTGGCGACGGCGCTGGCCCGGCTGGGGCTGCGGACCGGCCTGGTGGCAGGCTTCGGCGACGACACCTACGCGGACTGGATCTGGGAGACCCTCCTGGAGCAGGAGCACATCAACCTGGCTTCCTCTCCCCGGTACGAGAACTTCCACACCTCGCTGACGGTGGCGGTTACCGTCGAAGGCGACCGTGCCATGGTTACCCACGGCCACGACCTCCCGGAGTCCCTGTCGTCCTACATCCTGGCAGCTCCGGCGTCACGCACCGCGGTGGTCGATCTCGGCGGCGAGACCTACTGGTGGGACGAGTTGAAGTCCCGCGGCACCGCGCTGTTCGCTGACATCGGCTTCGACATCTCAGGACGCTGGGACCCTGCCGTCCTGCACCCGCTGCGCCACTGCCAGGCCTTCACCCCGAACGCCGTCGAGGCCATGGCATACACCCGTACCGACTCCCCCAATCAGGCCGTCCGCAAACTCGCCGACCGCGTCCCCCTCGCGGTGGTGACCGATGGCATCGGCGGCGCCTACGCCATCGACCAGAACACGGGCGAGGAGGCCTGGTGCCCGGCCGTGACGGTGGAGGTCACCGACGCCACCGGTGCAGGCGACGTGTTCGCTTCCGGACTCGTGTTGGGCTGCCTGGCGGGCTGGCCGCTGGAGCAGCGGCTGAAGTTCGCATCGCTGACGGCGTCCCTGGCGGTGCAGCAGTTCGGCGGCTCGCTGGCTGCCCCGGGCTGGGGCGACATCTCCGACTGGTGGCGCCATCTACGCCGCAGAGTGACCGCCGGAGACCTCAAAGCCGCTCACATCAGCCGCGAGTACGGCTTCCTCGACGACCTCATCCCCCGACACCAGGTGCACAGCGTCCGCCGCGCCGAGGCGACCTTCGCCACCCACTCCGACCTGCGCACGAAGACCCCACGCAGCCCGGCCTAG